CTGACCGGTATCAGTGTTTACGGCCACAATCAACCGGCTCGGGAGTATGTGATGCAATACGAAATCGGGTCCTCCAGTGCGCGCTCCCGATTAAACCAGATCAATGTGGATCCGCTGCCGCCGATAACCATAACATATCAGGAGGGCGGTAACGGTCTTTATGATGTTGATAATTACCATGCAGAAATGAATACGTCCGGTATTTCCGCCCCCAATGTAACCTTTTTTGCCGATGTGAACGGCGATTCACGATCGGATTTGATCAAATGCGATTTAGGTAACATTTACACTTACCTGGGACAAAACGACGGCAGTTTTTCTGTTGCTAATATTACAAGTGGAGTTTACATCCTTGCACTGGCAGGCTACCTGCAAACAGGTGATGTGAATGGAGACGGCTTGGTCGATCTAATAACGCGCAGCCAAACAATATTTTATAGATATCACACCTTCCTGGCAAATCCAAACCGGGATGGAACTTTTATATATGTGGGGCATAGCGATACCTCATATAGTATGAACATCGATCGGGAAATGTTAGCCGATTTAAATCGAGACGGCAGAGCCGACTTAATCAAGTTTATCTCTGGCAGCGTTATCGTTCATTTCGCAAGATCCGATGGATCCGGGCTGTTTGAACAAACTCCAATACAATCGTTGAATTTTTTATCCAGTAGCAGGACATCGATGGGAGATGTAAATGGGGATGGACTTCCGGATCTCATAAGTCCTTTTTTAGGTGGTGGGCCCGGAGTAAGGGTTCATTTTGCCAATGAAGACGGCACATTTCAAGGAAACGGAATCATCACCTATGTGCCGGAAAATCCGTTTTCCTTATTCCAAAGTGCTGTGGACATCAACGCCGACGGGCTTACCGACCTCATTACATACTCTGATACGGAGTCTCTTACAACATTGTATCAAAACGTGCATGTATATCTTTCAACAGGCGATGGCACCTTCGATACGCCCGTACAAACTACAGTAGTTCGTCACGATGAATTATACGGCGCGTTCTTTTTCTCTGATGTCAATGGCGACGGTTATCCGGATTTAATCCATCGCGATCGCGGTAATCAAGATGTTTTTACTTACGACTATTTTCTGAACATCTTTTTAGGAAATGGAGACGGTACCTTTTCTAATAGTGCCACCACTATTCAATGGGAACTCGGCAACGCGAATATGGAATGCATCTTCTTTGCGGATATAAACGGCGATGGTAAAGACGATTTTATCTCGCAAGATAATAGTGATTTTTACAGCTACTTTGCTGCCGGGAGTCCTCCGGACCTGCTCACCAGTAAAACAGACAGTTACGGTGCCATAACCACCGTTGAATATACACCTTCTTCCAATTTTTTGAACTATGGACTGCCCTATGTGGTTCAAACGGTTTCTTCGGTTGAGGTGGATGATGGGCTGGGGACGGTTTCCACCACCACTTACAGTTATAACGAAGGATATTACGATGTGGTGGAGCGCGAATACAGGGGATTTCATCAGGTGTCGCAGACCAATCCGGATTCAACACAGGCTTTTACCTACTATCATGTTTTGGACGATGTTAAAAAAGGCAAAAAATATCGTGCAGAATCGAAAGATCCTTCTGATAATTTAATGATCTTGTTGAACTATGATTGGGGTGTTCATCCCTTTGGTGAGACCGACGGCCATGCTGACTTCGTCAAATTGATTGCACAGGACGCAATATATCACGACAGCCCCACTGCTTGGGTAGGATGGCATGCCGACCTGGTCTATGATGATGACAACGGCAACTTGCTTTCCAAGTCCTATTTGGGTGATGCAGCAGAAAGCATCACACTATCTTATTCCTACGCCAACTATGGAGATTGGAACTGGCGCAGAACGCTTCAGACTCTGGTGGGCAGTGCCAGCGGCAAAGTTCGGGAAACAGCGTATGAATACTTTACCGGCACCGGCAATCTGATGTGGAAAGAGCCCTGGCTGTCCGACGGCTCCCATCCAACCCGGATAAACTATACCTATGACGGTTACGGCAATGTACAGGCCGTCACCGATGCCCGGGGCAATGTCACCACCACCGAATACGAAAGCGTTTTGCACGCCCATCCGTCCAGGGTCATCTCTCCCAGCACCGGAGGCACCAGCCACG
This Thermodesulfobacteriota bacterium DNA region includes the following protein-coding sequences:
- a CDS encoding FG-GAP-like repeat-containing protein, translating into MCIYKHSIWKHLVVIGVLSVTLLGSSFIAQAEETDYDPDLNPQLIQPGFLTKSINISNSGTAAFNIPIEVPPGRGGIAVPSLSLQYVSNGSNGWIGVGWNLDVGSIQRNTKYGLDYSGSDFVVNGSTELVSRTDWGTGYFGAKIEEAFTRYEFISAESGWIATHKDGTRYYYGRNADSRQENANGVFKWCLDQIEDTNDNTLSVEYVKDQGQIYPGRINYTDDLNYVIFALEDRPDITVSYNTHSEVKTAKRLTGISVYGHNQPAREYVMQYEIGSSSARSRLNQINVDPLPPITITYQEGGNGLYDVDNYHAEMNTSGISAPNVTFFADVNGDSRSDLIKCDLGNIYTYLGQNDGSFSVANITSGVYILALAGYLQTGDVNGDGLVDLITRSQTIFYRYHTFLANPNRDGTFIYVGHSDTSYSMNIDREMLADLNRDGRADLIKFISGSVIVHFARSDGSGLFEQTPIQSLNFLSSSRTSMGDVNGDGLPDLISPFLGGGPGVRVHFANEDGTFQGNGIITYVPENPFSLFQSAVDINADGLTDLITYSDTESLTTLYQNVHVYLSTGDGTFDTPVQTTVVRHDELYGAFFFSDVNGDGYPDLIHRDRGNQDVFTYDYFLNIFLGNGDGTFSNSATTIQWELGNANMECIFFADINGDGKDDFISQDNSDFYSYFAAGSPPDLLTSKTDSYGAITTVEYTPSSNFLNYGLPYVVQTVSSVEVDDGLGTVSTTTYSYNEGYYDVVEREYRGFHQVSQTNPDSTQAFTYYHVLDDVKKGKKYRAESKDPSDNLMILLNYDWGVHPFGETDGHADFVKLIAQDAIYHDSPTAWVGWHADLVYDDDNGNLLSKSYLGDAAESITLSYSYANYGDWNWRRTLQTLVGSASGKVRETAYEYFTGTGNLMWKEPWLSDGSHPTRINYTYDGYGNVQAVTDARGNVTTTEYESVLHAHPSRVISPSTGGTSH